From the Thermoanaerobaculia bacterium genome, one window contains:
- a CDS encoding iron-sulfur cluster assembly accessory protein, producing MVVLTAKAVEMIKLTRSQEGMDESYGLRVAVMGGGCSGFQYALDFEQEARETDESFEVDGLRVFVDPVSARYLEDVVIDYVFGMNGAGFKFNNPKATGTCGCGSSFAV from the coding sequence ATCGTCGTCCTCACCGCCAAGGCGGTCGAGATGATCAAGCTCACCCGTTCCCAGGAGGGGATGGACGAGTCCTACGGCCTGCGCGTTGCCGTGATGGGCGGCGGCTGCAGCGGCTTCCAGTACGCCCTCGACTTCGAGCAGGAGGCGCGCGAGACCGACGAGAGCTTCGAGGTCGACGGCCTCCGCGTCTTCGTCGATCCGGTGAGCGCGCGCTATCTCGAAGACGTCGTCATCGACTACGTCTTCGGCATGAACGGCGCCGGGTTCAAGTTCAACAACCCGAAGGCCACCGGCACCTGCGGCTGCGGCTCGTCGTTCGCCGTCTGA
- a CDS encoding DUF1446 domain-containing protein, giving the protein MKTVRIANGQGFWGDSVDAPLHLIEGGPIDYLGMDYLAEVTLSIMMRQKLRNPAAGYATDFIDFIRRALPQLVEKRIRVVTNAGGLNPKACRAKIFEVARELGLQGFKVGVVEGDDLLGRLPDLLGRGHELRNMDSGEPLAPRVSQVTSANAYIGARPVAEALDGGALIVLCGRVTDTALALGPLVHEFGWAEDDWDRLAAGTICGHILECGAQATGGNFTRWWEVPELWKVGYPIAEVEASGDFVVTKHPATGGMVTVDTVSEQLVYEMGDPKSYITPDVTADFTSIRLTQEGADRVRVSGITGRAKTPFLKISASYLDGYKAAGQVTVSGPRAIEKARLAAEIVWKRLERAGVTFAEDDRVTELLGVSAVLPGILAAPSDPPEVVLRLAVRDGDRAKVDRFGKEIAPLVTAGPPGVTGFAGGRPKGQEVVAYWPALLAREEIERTLEVSVEAI; this is encoded by the coding sequence ATGAAAACCGTTCGAATCGCCAATGGGCAGGGGTTCTGGGGAGACAGTGTCGACGCGCCGCTCCACCTCATCGAGGGGGGGCCGATCGACTATCTCGGCATGGACTACCTCGCCGAAGTCACGCTCTCGATCATGATGCGGCAGAAGCTCAGGAATCCTGCCGCCGGCTACGCCACCGATTTCATCGACTTCATCCGACGCGCGCTGCCGCAACTGGTGGAGAAGCGGATCCGGGTGGTCACCAACGCCGGCGGCCTCAACCCGAAGGCCTGCCGGGCGAAGATCTTCGAGGTCGCGCGGGAGCTCGGTCTTCAGGGCTTCAAGGTCGGCGTCGTCGAAGGCGACGACCTGCTGGGCCGGCTGCCGGATCTGCTGGGGCGCGGCCACGAGCTGCGCAACATGGACTCGGGAGAGCCGCTCGCGCCACGAGTCTCCCAGGTCACCTCCGCCAACGCCTACATCGGCGCCCGTCCGGTCGCCGAGGCGCTGGACGGAGGGGCGCTCATCGTGCTCTGCGGCCGGGTCACCGACACGGCTCTGGCGCTCGGTCCCCTGGTGCACGAGTTCGGTTGGGCGGAGGACGACTGGGACCGCCTCGCCGCGGGGACGATCTGCGGGCATATCCTCGAATGCGGCGCGCAGGCGACCGGCGGCAACTTCACCCGCTGGTGGGAGGTCCCCGAACTCTGGAAGGTCGGCTATCCGATCGCCGAGGTCGAGGCCTCGGGCGACTTCGTCGTGACCAAGCACCCCGCTACCGGCGGAATGGTGACGGTCGACACCGTCTCCGAGCAGCTGGTCTACGAGATGGGCGATCCGAAGAGCTACATCACGCCCGATGTCACTGCCGATTTCACCTCGATCCGGCTGACGCAGGAGGGCGCCGATCGAGTTCGCGTCTCCGGCATCACCGGCCGGGCGAAGACGCCGTTTCTCAAGATCTCGGCCTCGTACCTCGACGGCTACAAGGCGGCTGGCCAGGTCACGGTCTCCGGCCCGCGTGCCATCGAAAAAGCACGCCTCGCAGCGGAGATCGTCTGGAAGCGCCTCGAGCGCGCCGGCGTCACCTTCGCGGAGGACGACCGGGTGACCGAGTTGCTCGGCGTCTCCGCGGTCCTCCCGGGCATCCTCGCCGCGCCCTCCGATCCGCCGGAGGTCGTGTTGCGCCTCGCGGTGCGCGACGGCGACCGCGCCAAGGTTGATCGTTTCGGCAAGGAGATCGCCCCGCTCGTCACCGCCGGACCGCCGGGTGTCACGGGCTTCGCCGGTGGCCGTCCGAAGGGTCAGGAGGTCGTCGCCTACTGGCCGGCGCTCCTCGCGCGCGAGGAGATCGAGCGCACCCTCGAAGTCTCGGTGGAGGCGATCTGA
- a CDS encoding thymidine kinase produces the protein MDGGNGRIEVIAGGMFSGKSEELVRRLRRAAIARQRVQVFKPSTDIRHEPDRLITRDQRELAAVSVASSRELKAALEFGVKVVGVDEAQFFDDGLADLATELADAGVRVIVAGLDQDFSRQPFGPMPKLLALAEMVDKMHAVCVRCGGPAHYSQRIAGGAEQVQVGDTDAYEARCRACYQIYRA, from the coding sequence ATGGATGGCGGCAACGGTCGTATCGAAGTGATCGCCGGCGGGATGTTCTCCGGCAAGAGTGAAGAGCTGGTGCGGCGCTTGCGACGGGCGGCGATCGCCCGGCAGCGCGTTCAGGTCTTCAAGCCCTCGACCGACATCCGGCACGAGCCCGACCGGCTGATCACTCGTGACCAGCGGGAGCTTGCGGCGGTATCGGTCGCGAGCTCCCGGGAGCTCAAGGCGGCGCTCGAGTTCGGGGTGAAGGTCGTGGGGGTGGACGAGGCACAGTTCTTCGACGATGGCCTCGCCGATCTCGCCACCGAGCTCGCCGACGCCGGCGTTCGGGTGATCGTTGCCGGACTCGATCAGGATTTCTCGCGCCAGCCGTTCGGGCCGATGCCGAAGCTCCTGGCGTTGGCCGAGATGGTCGACAAGATGCACGCCGTCTGCGTGCGCTGCGGCGGCCCGGCGCACTACAGCCAGCGGATCGCCGGCGGCGCCGAGCAGGTCCAGGTCGGCGACACCGACGCCTACGAAGCCCGCTGCCGGGCCTGCTACCAGATCTACCGCGCCTGA
- a CDS encoding DUF2203 family protein has protein sequence MRLKTPRHWSYEEALAIFPVVRDLTADAVQQVEALAREIENTEAGSTHREELETSHQAIVEQWSREIEGLGLAVKGLWLVDWDCGDGYYCWRYPEASLAHFHGYEEGFANRVPIN, from the coding sequence GTGCGACTGAAGACTCCCCGACACTGGAGCTACGAAGAGGCCCTGGCGATCTTCCCGGTCGTCCGCGACCTGACCGCGGACGCCGTCCAGCAGGTCGAGGCACTCGCTCGCGAGATCGAGAACACGGAGGCCGGTTCCACCCACCGGGAGGAGCTCGAGACCTCCCATCAGGCGATCGTCGAGCAGTGGAGCCGGGAGATCGAAGGTCTCGGACTGGCCGTCAAGGGCCTCTGGCTGGTGGACTGGGACTGCGGCGATGGCTACTACTGCTGGCGCTACCCGGAAGCGAGCCTGGCGCACTTCCACGGGTACGAAGAGGGCTTCGCGAACCGCGTTCCGATCAATTGA
- the ada gene encoding bifunctional DNA-binding transcriptional regulator/O6-methylguanine-DNA methyltransferase Ada, whose product MPLYGKRSSADEDLATARWRAVLQRDAAEDGSFVFAVRTTGVYCRPSCPARRPRPENVDFFADGAAARAAGFRACRRCRPDEVPAIERAVAEVRRILDAAEGEAVALAELASAVALSPAHLQREFRRRMGLSPKQYALAHRAERLRRGLGTGRSVLDAGFEAGYGSASRLYDEAVKNLGMTPGRFRDGGRGVRIAFAHRKTGIGWLLLAATDRGLCAVRLGASAAAVQGELAAEFPRAQLEEDRAALAPHFEAVEALLRGESTAPPLDIQATPFQARVWQALQQIPRGETVSYGELARAIGRPKAVRAVAGACAANPVALVVPCHRVVGRDGALTGYRWGVERKRALLHREALAVKGEQMKARP is encoded by the coding sequence ATGCCCCTTTACGGAAAAAGAAGCAGCGCCGACGAAGATCTCGCCACCGCGCGCTGGCGCGCGGTTCTCCAACGCGACGCTGCCGAGGACGGCAGCTTCGTGTTCGCGGTGAGGACGACTGGCGTCTACTGCCGGCCGTCCTGTCCGGCGCGACGTCCGCGGCCCGAGAATGTCGACTTCTTCGCCGACGGGGCCGCCGCGCGCGCCGCCGGCTTCCGCGCCTGCCGGCGCTGCCGTCCGGACGAGGTGCCGGCGATCGAGCGCGCCGTCGCCGAGGTCCGCCGGATCCTCGACGCCGCAGAGGGCGAAGCGGTCGCACTCGCCGAGCTCGCCTCCGCGGTCGCACTCTCTCCGGCGCACCTGCAGCGCGAATTTCGGCGCCGCATGGGCCTCTCGCCCAAGCAGTACGCGCTCGCCCACCGCGCCGAGCGCCTGCGGCGCGGCCTCGGCACCGGCCGGTCGGTGCTCGACGCCGGCTTCGAGGCCGGCTACGGCTCGGCGTCACGTCTCTACGACGAGGCGGTGAAGAACCTCGGGATGACGCCCGGCCGCTTCCGCGACGGCGGGCGCGGAGTGCGGATCGCCTTCGCCCACCGCAAGACGGGAATCGGCTGGCTGTTGCTCGCCGCCACCGACCGCGGGCTGTGCGCGGTGCGCCTCGGCGCGAGCGCCGCCGCGGTGCAGGGCGAGCTCGCAGCGGAGTTCCCCCGCGCGCAGCTGGAAGAGGATCGCGCCGCGCTGGCGCCCCATTTCGAGGCCGTCGAAGCACTGCTCCGGGGCGAGTCGACCGCACCGCCGCTCGACATCCAGGCGACCCCTTTCCAGGCCCGGGTCTGGCAGGCGCTGCAGCAGATTCCGCGCGGCGAGACGGTGAGCTACGGCGAGTTGGCGCGTGCCATTGGACGGCCGAAGGCGGTCCGCGCGGTCGCCGGCGCCTGCGCGGCGAACCCGGTGGCTCTGGTCGTCCCCTGCCACCGCGTCGTGGGCAGGGACGGCGCGCTCACCGGCTATCGCTGGGGGGTCGAGAGGAAGAGGGCCCTCCTCCACCGGGAGGCGCTGGCGGTGAAGGGGGAGCAGATGAAGGCGCGACCGTGA
- a CDS encoding folate-binding protein YgfZ, with the protein MSAQGPLSPPSAEALAADLAALREGAAVVERAADLLELTGPDRLRLLNGLVTADVKTLAPGTLARGFFTTGQGKILADFRLLALEERCVLVLPVGSGEAIRVHLEKYKVASRVEMAPVRDRRLFELRGPKAGEVMAAATGLLAAEIDLTIDAPSGRSFLLPEASTSGEMLMLRLRAGTDCALREVSPAAVEIDRVENGELLFGVDFSGENFPQETGREADVSYTKGCYLGQEVVARIHYRGGVQRLPRGLRFGAGRPPAAGTELLLDGRAVGRATSVASSPDFGAIGLGLLHQRGAAPGTLLEVAGGGGSDAAAVAEVVELPFGPAQKDEAG; encoded by the coding sequence GTGAGCGCACAGGGCCCCCTTTCGCCGCCGTCGGCCGAAGCTCTCGCGGCCGATCTCGCCGCGTTACGGGAGGGAGCGGCGGTCGTCGAGCGCGCCGCGGACCTGCTCGAGCTCACGGGGCCCGACCGCCTGCGGCTGCTCAACGGACTGGTCACGGCGGATGTCAAAACCCTCGCCCCGGGAACTCTCGCGAGAGGTTTCTTCACCACCGGGCAGGGGAAGATCCTTGCCGACTTTCGCCTCCTGGCCCTCGAGGAGCGCTGCGTGCTGGTCCTTCCTGTGGGTTCCGGCGAGGCGATCCGGGTCCATCTCGAGAAATACAAGGTCGCCTCGCGGGTGGAGATGGCCCCGGTCAGGGATCGCCGCCTCTTCGAGCTGCGCGGACCGAAGGCCGGCGAGGTCATGGCGGCGGCAACCGGGCTCCTCGCCGCGGAGATCGACCTGACGATCGACGCGCCAAGCGGCCGTTCTTTTCTTTTACCGGAAGCTTCTACGTCCGGCGAGATGCTGATGCTTCGGTTGCGCGCCGGAACGGATTGCGCGCTCCGAGAGGTGAGCCCTGCGGCGGTCGAGATCGACCGCGTCGAGAACGGTGAGCTCCTCTTCGGCGTCGATTTCTCGGGTGAGAACTTCCCGCAGGAGACCGGCCGCGAGGCCGACGTGTCCTACACCAAAGGCTGCTACCTCGGGCAAGAGGTGGTGGCGCGGATCCATTACCGCGGCGGCGTCCAGCGCCTGCCGCGCGGCCTGCGCTTCGGCGCCGGCAGACCGCCGGCCGCCGGAACCGAGCTTCTCCTCGACGGGCGCGCCGTCGGCCGGGCGACGAGTGTCGCCTCCTCGCCGGACTTCGGTGCGATCGGGCTCGGATTGCTGCACCAGCGCGGCGCCGCGCCGGGAACACTGCTGGAGGTCGCCGGGGGCGGCGGGAGCGACGCGGCGGCCGTGGCCGAGGTGGTGGAGCTGCCCTTCGGACCGGCGCAAAAAGACGAGGCCGGCTGA
- a CDS encoding HAD family phosphatase, whose protein sequence is MLRALLFDFNGILVNDEPLHLALFQRVLAEEGLDLSRDDYYGLYLGYDDRDCFAAVFAAAGEPCPQERLVRLIARKAAYYRDEIRRAGYPLFAGGAELAREAAAAGLTLALVSGALREEVVGGLEQAGIAGLFKLLVTADDVERGKPDPEGYAQALAALNARPPLPARLIHPHECVAIEDSPAGLAAAAACGLRTLGVAHTYPAAALAGADTVIERLDGFRLKDLAACFVEG, encoded by the coding sequence GTGCTCCGCGCCCTGCTCTTCGACTTCAACGGCATTCTGGTCAACGACGAACCGCTGCATCTCGCTCTCTTTCAGCGGGTCCTGGCCGAAGAGGGGCTCGACCTTTCGCGCGACGACTACTACGGCCTCTACCTCGGCTACGACGACCGGGACTGCTTCGCGGCGGTGTTCGCGGCTGCAGGAGAGCCCTGTCCCCAGGAGCGTCTCGTACGCCTGATCGCGCGCAAGGCGGCCTACTACCGGGACGAGATCCGGCGCGCGGGCTATCCGCTTTTCGCCGGCGGCGCCGAGCTGGCCCGCGAAGCGGCCGCGGCCGGCCTCACTCTGGCTCTGGTGAGCGGTGCCCTGCGGGAAGAGGTCGTCGGGGGCCTCGAGCAGGCGGGTATCGCCGGGCTCTTCAAGCTGCTGGTGACCGCCGACGACGTCGAGCGCGGCAAGCCCGACCCGGAAGGCTACGCACAAGCCCTCGCGGCCCTGAACGCCCGTCCGCCGCTGCCGGCGCGCCTGATCCACCCCCACGAGTGCGTGGCGATCGAGGACAGCCCGGCGGGACTCGCGGCCGCGGCGGCCTGCGGCCTGCGGACCCTCGGCGTGGCGCACACCTATCCCGCGGCAGCGCTCGCGGGCGCCGACACCGTCATCGAGAGACTGGACGGTTTCCGGCTGAAGGATCTCGCAGCCTGTTTTGTCGAAGGCTGA
- a CDS encoding enoyl-CoA hydratase/isomerase family protein, whose protein sequence is MSLLEVRRSGVAGTAGPADQSGDLLFVTLNDPARANALQPALAAELTALYRRDLRGEGVRAVLLAGAGKHFCAGADLEHLQSLQSASGLDNRLDSGRLRDLFEAILRQEALTLALVQGSCVAGGCGLATACDFVVAADDARFLYSEVRIGFVAAIVATYLPMRVRGSDLRELLLNPEFLSAERALAIGLANRVVPKAELAAAGERLAGEILAKASSESIARTKRLLLELPGLRLDERLAAAAEANAAARSTADCQRGIATFLAEKKTPDWRGVA, encoded by the coding sequence GTGAGCCTTCTCGAGGTTCGGCGCTCGGGGGTCGCCGGTACGGCCGGTCCCGCTGACCAGAGCGGCGATCTCCTCTTCGTCACCCTCAACGATCCGGCGCGAGCCAACGCCCTTCAACCGGCCCTCGCCGCCGAGCTCACAGCGCTCTACCGCCGCGACCTGCGCGGCGAAGGCGTGCGTGCGGTCCTGCTCGCGGGTGCCGGGAAGCACTTCTGCGCCGGCGCCGATCTCGAACACCTGCAATCGCTCCAGAGTGCCTCGGGGCTCGACAACCGGCTCGACTCCGGGCGCCTGCGGGATCTCTTCGAAGCCATCCTCCGGCAAGAGGCGCTGACTCTCGCGCTCGTGCAAGGCTCGTGCGTCGCCGGTGGTTGCGGCCTCGCGACCGCGTGCGACTTCGTGGTTGCTGCCGACGATGCTCGCTTCCTCTACAGCGAAGTGCGGATCGGCTTCGTCGCCGCGATCGTCGCCACCTATCTGCCGATGCGCGTGCGCGGCAGCGACCTCCGGGAGCTGCTGCTCAACCCGGAGTTCCTCTCCGCCGAACGCGCCCTCGCCATCGGCCTGGCGAATCGCGTCGTGCCGAAGGCCGAGCTCGCGGCCGCCGGCGAGAGGCTGGCCGGCGAGATCCTCGCCAAGGCGAGCTCGGAGTCGATCGCGCGCACCAAGCGACTGCTCCTCGAGCTGCCCGGACTGAGGCTGGACGAGCGCCTCGCCGCCGCCGCGGAGGCGAACGCCGCGGCGCGCTCGACCGCCGACTGCCAGCGCGGCATCGCCACCTTCCTCGCGGAGAAGAAGACTCCCGACTGGCGTGGTGTCGCATGA
- a CDS encoding HAD hydrolase-like protein produces the protein MKLLLFDIDGTLVDCGGQPKPLFGEALEEIYGARGDLPGYDFSGKTDPRIVVDLMTAAGIPAPVIYERMSELRDAYLGRLAARLEPEHVRILPGVVELLTVLAEREEIVLALLTGNWERGAGIKLGSVGLQRFFEFGSFGDGQTDRRDLPPVAWARAAEHCGRDFLPEETWIIGDSLLDVDCARAHGIPCLAVATGRTEFAALAAAGAERVITDLTPADEIVAALLA, from the coding sequence TTGAAGCTCCTGCTGTTCGACATCGACGGCACGCTGGTGGACTGCGGCGGGCAGCCGAAGCCGCTCTTCGGAGAGGCGCTGGAGGAGATCTACGGCGCGCGTGGCGATCTGCCCGGCTACGACTTCTCGGGCAAGACCGACCCGCGCATCGTCGTGGATCTGATGACCGCGGCGGGTATACCGGCCCCGGTGATCTACGAGCGCATGTCGGAGCTGCGGGACGCCTACCTCGGCAGGCTGGCGGCGCGCCTCGAGCCGGAACACGTGCGCATCCTGCCCGGGGTGGTGGAGCTCCTGACGGTGCTCGCGGAGCGCGAGGAGATCGTGCTCGCGCTGCTCACCGGCAACTGGGAGCGCGGCGCCGGCATCAAGCTGGGCAGTGTCGGACTGCAGCGCTTCTTCGAGTTCGGCAGCTTCGGTGACGGCCAGACCGACCGTCGCGATCTGCCGCCGGTCGCCTGGGCACGCGCCGCCGAGCACTGTGGGCGCGACTTTCTTCCCGAGGAGACCTGGATCATCGGCGATTCGCTGCTCGACGTGGACTGCGCCCGTGCGCACGGCATCCCGTGCCTCGCCGTGGCGACCGGGCGCACGGAGTTCGCGGCGCTCGCCGCCGCCGGTGCCGAACGTGTGATCACCGACCTGACACCGGCCGACGAGATCGTCGCGGCGCTGCTCGCGTGA